GCTTATCATATTGTTGGAGTCATAAGTTGCTGCCAGTTCGTCAGCAGTTTTGTAGAATACTGTGGTGACATCTGGGTTGGTGTCTGGCTCATCATCTCTGTCTGAATTACAGGCAATAGAGAACGAAGCAACAGTTAAAAAAAAGATGTACTTAAATAAATGTTTCATATAAAAATTTTAAAATTATTTTAAAATAAGAGGTATTAGAAGGGGCTACCTTTGTGAAACATCATTCTTTACAAAAATCTTAAGTGGATATACTGATATGAATTGTATTAATGTTTTTCCGGTCAATAAAAAATAATGATCAGAATTTGCTTTAATAACAGTTTTATGGCATCAAATTGTTAAAAGATCAATTCAGCCAAAATAGGGTCGAGAGAAGCAACTGTATCACACGTTCAAAAAAACGACTTCGGAGCTCCCTTAAATACAAACTGGGTAAACGGTACAATAAAAGAATATTATTGTGCGATAAATTTAAACCAAAAAACTCAAATACTAGTTATTTTATTTTAAATAAAATATTTTTATGAAATTAATTACAATCATAAATGTATTTGATGTAATATCTTACATTTTATAAAAATAAAACTGCCCTGTAAAGGGCAGTTTTTTCACATCGTTTAATTTTAAAAGTTATTAATTTTTAATAAATCTTTTAGTTGATTCTCCAATTTGAAGCATATAAGCACCTTTAATTAGATTGCTTACGTTCACAGAACCTCTCTGAAGTTTTCCTGAGTCAATTAGTTTCCCACCCATATCGAAGATTTTATACTCTTCTGAAGTTGTATTGGATACATAAAGAATATCTCTAACTGGGTTTGGATAAAGCTTAATATCTGTAATCAAATCTTTTGTATTCTGAAGATCTCCTTTTCCTGAGGAAACGATATTAAGAGTGTAATCCTCAACCTGGCCATAAGTGAAAGCTTCACATGATGAAGTAGGGATTGAGCTGTATTTCATCATTACTCTCATTCTTGTAGATCCAACAGTTGCTGTAGATGGAATTGTAATAGATCCGGTAACAGGAGTTGTTGTAGAACCAGCTTTTGTCCATGCCAATTCTCCACTGTCTGTAAAGTCTCCATCACCGTTGTAATCAATATAAACAGCATATGCTTCGCTATATTTTGTAGACGTCCAAACCGGAGTAATAGAGATTGTATAAGCACTTCCTCTTGTTACATTGGTAGAAACTGAAGTGAAGTTTTCATAACCAGCTGTTCCTGTAGATGTATTATTAATAGATCCGAATGTTACATTTCCGATTCTTTCATCAGCTGTATTAGATGCTGAAGAAGAACAATATGAAACGGTTCCTCCTGCAAGAGTGGTAACACTTACTGTATTGCTGGAAACAGAAGCATTTCCTGCTGCATCTTTTGCTTTAACAGAGAAAGAATACGTTGTTGATGGAGTAAGTCCTGTTACGGTATACGTAGTAGAAGCTGTAGAACCTATTAATGAAGCACCCTGATATACATCATATCCGGTAACACCTACATTATCAGTAGCACCTGACCATGAAAGATTAGTTGTTGTAGCAGTAGTTCCTGAAGCAGCAAGAGTAGGTGCCGTAGGGGCAACGGTGTCAGGAGTTCCGGAACCTGCATTTACAGAAATGTTGGCATTGTTTACATCAAAGAAAATGTGGTTTGATCCTTTTACCATAATTCTTCCTGTAGTGGTAGTAGAATTAGGAATAGTCACGGCCTGTGAACCATCATTCGGGGTTCCTGCCAATAGGGTAGTCCATGTATTTCCGTTGTCTGTTGACCAAAGGATATCTACATTGGCGGCATTTACGCCATTAGCTGTAGTTCCTGCCACGTTCCATGTAACTGTTTGAGAGCTTCCTCCAGCATAGGTTGTGGCTGAGTTCTGAGAAGTTATATTAAATGGTCCGGCAGTTCCGTTAACAGTGATTACAGCATCGTCAGAATTATTTCCTGAACCTCCTGCTTTGTTATCACGAACGGTAAATCTGAAGTTTAATGTTCTTGCCACTGAAGAAAGAGCTTCTACTGTGATTTCAGACCCAGCTGTAGTGGTTGCGCCTGTTAATACAGAAGCCATTCTTGGGAAATATCTTGCAGGAGAAGTTGTTGGGACCCATGATCTGAAGTTCGGTCCTGAAGCTTTTGTTGCACTGGCAGCTGAACTTGCTCCTGTTTGAGAAGAAGAAGCATTGTCCATTTGTTCCCAGATATAGGTTAAAGAATCTCCGTCAGCATCCGTTCCTGTACCTGTCAGTACGAATGGAGTTCCTTTTGGAATGGTATAATCTAAGCCTGCACTCGCTGTAGGAATTGAATTTCCTGTATTGGTATTAACAGAGCAGGTTTTAGCTTTAATGTTATTGGTGATCTGTTGAATGCTTATTGCGTGGAAGAACGCATCAGAATGGGGCTGAATATCCTGGCTGGTAATTCCCGCATACCCCATGATTGTTGATCCTGATCCCGGTTCCATATTGACACCTGTTCCTTCATTGTTCATAGAGAATGTGTGATTTCCACCGAATTGATGTCCCATTTCGTGAGCCACATAATCGATGTCAAAATTATCTCCCGAAGGAATAGCATCTGCTGGAGAGGTGTATCCGCTTCCCTTTGATCCGTTTGTACAGATACAGCCGATACAGCCTGCATTTCCACCACCTCCTGAAGCACCAAATAAGTGTCCGATGTCATAGTTGGCTTCACCAATTACAGAAGTTAATGTGCTTTGTAACTGAGAATTCCAGCTGCTCATTCCGGAAGCT
The window above is part of the Chryseobacterium sp. MA9 genome. Proteins encoded here:
- a CDS encoding reprolysin-like metallopeptidase — translated: MKKQLTLIGMLLISGISFAQTDRLWSEGSRKTSSEVFENKTGISNPKVYNLDINGLKNALARAPKRLAVGEKSELIISFPNSEGRMENFKVRENSNFAPELAAKYPDIKSYVGQGLDDPNSTVYFSVSPLGLSSMEIYGDKSAVFIEPYTKDLSTYVVYRKSDKKDDLNKFECTVVDAAQKGVANSALAARPNADDAKLRTFRLALSCTGEYTTYFGGTKAQALAAMNTTMTRVNGVFEKDFAARMVLIANNDAVIYTNASTDPYSAASGMSSWNSQLQSTLTSVIGEANYDIGHLFGASGGGGNAGCIGCICTNGSKGSGYTSPADAIPSGDNFDIDYVAHEMGHQFGGNHTFSMNNEGTGVNMEPGSGSTIMGYAGITSQDIQPHSDAFFHAISIQQITNNIKAKTCSVNTNTGNSIPTASAGLDYTIPKGTPFVLTGTGTDADGDSLTYIWEQMDNASSSQTGASSAASATKASGPNFRSWVPTTSPARYFPRMASVLTGATTTAGSEITVEALSSVARTLNFRFTVRDNKAGGSGNNSDDAVITVNGTAGPFNITSQNSATTYAGGSSQTVTWNVAGTTANGVNAANVDILWSTDNGNTWTTLLAGTPNDGSQAVTIPNSTTTTGRIMVKGSNHIFFDVNNANISVNAGSGTPDTVAPTAPTLAASGTTATTTNLSWSGATDNVGVTGYDVYQGASLIGSTASTTYTVTGLTPSTTYSFSVKAKDAAGNASVSSNTVSVTTLAGGTVSYCSSSASNTADERIGNVTFGSINNTSTGTAGYENFTSVSTNVTRGSAYTISITPVWTSTKYSEAYAVYIDYNGDGDFTDSGELAWTKAGSTTTPVTGSITIPSTATVGSTRMRVMMKYSSIPTSSCEAFTYGQVEDYTLNIVSSGKGDLQNTKDLITDIKLYPNPVRDILYVSNTTSEEYKIFDMGGKLIDSGKLQRGSVNVSNLIKGAYMLQIGESTKRFIKN